The sequence CCGTTTTGGCCAACTTCCTGACAGAATCTTCTGACATCACTGAATACAACCCAACTCAAGGAGTGAGGTGAGCCCTGAAGCATCTGTGTCCCAGAGAGACCCTTTCCATCACCCACCCTCTACTTGGGGTGCTGGTGGCATTCCGAAAGTATAATATTTCCAAAGTAGAGATGCTGCTGCTGTTTCTGCTTCTAGGATCCTGGAGTTTGAGAATCCGCACGTTACCAGCAACAACAAAGGCACAGCGTGTGAATTTGAGCTATGGGATTGTGGCGGCGACCCAAAGTATGTCTCCTTTAAGAGGGTTTGCTTCATCAAATGATTCAAAAATCATCTGCCAGCCAGGCACCTTGGCCTAGCACACTTCCTAGCATGTATTAGGGGCTTGGTCAATTGTTTGGTGACATGCATTGCTCTTAAAACTTTAGTGATTGGGTTTTAATACAATGAGAAGTCATCTATCAATTACCAATAGTAAGGAAGTCATTCATCAATTATCAATAGTaagatattgttttaaaaatccattcttgccgaaaccggtttggctcagtggatagagcgtcggcctgcagactcaagggtcccaggttcgattccggtcaagggcatgtaccttggttgcaggcacatccccagtagggggtgtgcaagaggcagctgattgatgtttctctctcatcgatgtttctaaccctctatccctctctcttcctctctgtaaaaaaatcaataaaatatatattttttttaaaatccattcttaGGAACCAGAACTACCTAACATTCACTGTAATCCTTTGCTGCCTTGCAGGTTCGAGTcttgctggccagccctgatgaAGGACTCCCATGGAGTGGTGATCATCTTCAATGCTGACATCCCAAGCCACCTGAAGGAAATCGAGATGTGGTATTCCTGTTTTGTTCAGCAGCAGTTCTTACAGGATACTCAGTGTCTGTTAATTGCACATCACAAACCA is a genomic window of Eptesicus fuscus isolate TK198812 chromosome 4, DD_ASM_mEF_20220401, whole genome shotgun sequence containing:
- the IFT22 gene encoding intraflagellar transport protein 22 homolog isoform X1 is translated as MLKAKILFVGPCESGKTVLANFLTESSDITEYNPTQGVRILEFENPHVTSNNKGTACEFELWDCGGDPKFESCWPALMKDSHGVVIIFNADIPSHLKEIEMWYSCFVQQQFLQDTQCLLIAHHKPGSGSDKGNLSLFLKATSPALPRGLCDVRANRERPWKEKRAAPGPEGTEGLPRWRVGPWPSAHACIPSTKHRADHRTGAQAFVFSF
- the IFT22 gene encoding intraflagellar transport protein 22 homolog isoform X2; translation: MLKAKILFVGPCESGKTVLANFLTESSDITEYNPTQGVRILEFENPHVTSNNKGTACEFELWDCGGDPKFESCWPALMKDSHGVVIIFNADIPSHLKEIEMWYSCFVQQQFLQDTQCLLIAHHKPGSGSDKGNLSLSPPLNKLKLVHSNLEDDPEEIRMEFIKYLKSIINSVSESRDREEMSIIT
- the IFT22 gene encoding intraflagellar transport protein 22 homolog isoform X3, yielding MLKAKILFVGPCESGKTVLANFLTESSDITEYNPTQGVRILEFENPHVTSNNKGTACEFELWDCGGDPKFESCWPALMKDSHGVVIIFNADIPSHLKEIEMWYSCFVQQQFLQDTQCLLIAHHKPGSGSDKGNLSLFLKATSPALPRGLCDVRANRERPWKEKR
- the IFT22 gene encoding intraflagellar transport protein 22 homolog isoform X4; the protein is MLKAKILFVGPCESGKTVLANFLTESSDITEYNPTQGVRFESCWPALMKDSHGVVIIFNADIPSHLKEIEMWYSCFVQQQFLQDTQCLLIAHHKPGSGSDKGNLSLSPPLNKLKLVHSNLEDDPEEIRMEFIKYLKSIINSVSESRDREEMSIIT